From the Magnetococcales bacterium genome, the window TATGACTTGACATAATCTTTTGGCAAACCTTGACCTTTTTCGTACATCCAGCCAAGGTTTCTCCGCGCCAGAACGTGGCCTTGCCGGGCGGCCAGGCGAAACCATCGGGCAGCCTCCAAGAAGTCTCTTGGCACACCCTTGCCGTTGTCGTAGAGGGTTCCGATGCCGTTTTGCGCCTCCGCATCGCCCTGTTCGGCTGCCTGACGGAACCAATACATGGCGGCAACATAATCTTTCTGGACCCCCTCGCCGGCGAGATACATGTTGCCAAGTTTGCTTTGGGCGCGGGCATGGCCGTTTCGGGCCTGTTGCAGCGTAGCGGAAAGAGGGTCTGCCGAAGCGTTGGAACCCAGGCCCGTGGTGGCAAGGATGATCCATACCACCCAAACCATGGGTTGGAAGAATTTTTGCTTGTGCATCACGGGTGTTTCCTCCTTGTGGTTGGATTTTGGGCCAAATCGTGACGATGCACCACCCGGCAACGATATGAAAGATCTTGAATGAATATAAAATTATACGCCATGCTGGTTTTTTTCTTTCGGCCTTTCCACCGGCAATTTTTTACCTTGTTGGCTATTGTCATCATTTTTACAATATCGGAATCCGTTTCTTTGGCGGTTGCTTTTCCGTTGATGTCGATGCTGTTGGGTACCGACGCCTTTGGGAGTGGCGGTCGTCTCTTGAAATACCTGTCGGACTGGATCGTCAACATCCATCCAGGCGACCCCATGGGGTTTACGATATTCTTTTTCTTTTTGATGATGGGTTTGACCGGATTGTTTAACTATCTGCGCGAATATTATTCCTTTTCCGTGGCGCAAAGGATACGTTCATATTACGGCGGAATGGTATTTGATAAATTCATCAAGTCCGATTTCGAGTATATGATCGAGCAAAAACAGGGCGTTATCGTCCACAACATCCTGGCTGCGCCGTCCCAGATGTCAACCATATTTTTTCGTGCGCCGGTGTTTTTTGGCAACTTGTTAAAACTGGCGGCTATTTTTTTTGTATTGTTGACCATTTCCGTTCCCGTGACCATCGGCATGACGGTTATCGGTATGCTGTTTCAATGGAGTGTTCACGCCATTTCACAAAAAGTGACGCTTCGACTCGCACGGGAGATGGTCAGGGCCGATGAAAACGCCACTGTTGTGGTCAACGAGGCTTTGACCGGTTTTCAGCAGGTCAAGATTTATCAGGGGGAGTCGCACTGGGTTGGGCGTTTGGTGGAACATTTGCGGATTTTTGAACATGCGCACAGCACCAGCATGTTTTATCAGGAGATGGGAGCTTTTGCCGCCAAATTCGGTGTCCTGGCGGCGGGGTGCGGCGTGTTTTTGATTTTGCATGTCTGGTTTCCGCGTGAGTTGACTGAATTTTTGCCCATCTTTGGCATCTTTTTTCTGGCCATGGTGCGGGTGTTTCCGGCTTTGCAGATGAT encodes:
- a CDS encoding sel1 repeat family protein, with protein sequence MHKQKFFQPMVWVVWIILATTGLGSNASADPLSATLQQARNGHARAQSKLGNMYLAGEGVQKDYVAAMYWFRQAAEQGDAEAQNGIGTLYDNGKGVPRDFLEAARWFRLAARQGHVLARRNLGWMYEKGQGLPKDYVKSYMWQALAEMAHHKKAPASAENHAGMPCRYCASVARHMTREHMEQAQQMARAWQPSTSQ
- a CDS encoding ABC transporter ATP-binding protein, which translates into the protein MNIKLYAMLVFFFRPFHRQFFTLLAIVIIFTISESVSLAVAFPLMSMLLGTDAFGSGGRLLKYLSDWIVNIHPGDPMGFTIFFFFLMMGLTGLFNYLREYYSFSVAQRIRSYYGGMVFDKFIKSDFEYMIEQKQGVIVHNILAAPSQMSTIFFRAPVFFGNLLKLAAIFFVLLTISVPVTIGMTVIGMLFQWSVHAISQKVTLRLAREMVRADENATVVVNEALTGFQQVKIYQGESHWVGRLVEHLRIFEHAHSTSMFYQEMGAFAAKFGVLAAGCGVFLILHVWFPRELTEFLPIFGIFFLAMVRVFPALQMIAADWLTIHGRLPFAESVYRALHEENRRMICGEEALPRGDGVIRFHAVSYRYRSREAMAVEALDFVIEPLQMTALVGESGCGKSTVANLLLGLMVPTAGTIFVDEVPLSRIAPHAWLNHVGLVSQDTFLFHGTIRENILFGHACSEADMEEAARQANAHEFIVDFPKGYDTVVGDRGLMLSGGQRQRLAIARAILRKPRLLVMDEATSALDSASEAAVWDAVRRLTRNYTVVVIAHRLATIQEADHIIVLKEGRVAATGKHDTLLADQGEYARLYRKIQSR